One Indicator indicator isolate 239-I01 chromosome Z, UM_Iind_1.1, whole genome shotgun sequence genomic window carries:
- the TUSC1 gene encoding tumor suppressor candidate gene 1 protein — protein sequence MRRMRVLDGRWVCSGSARRGRVGLTTAGSGHRGGAEEFAELPSGQEGWRGQSRGSLQQLAERYADLAASHSEALRQREEREWHNARLRQENARLRIENRRLRRENRSLFRQALLGPGPDGPTASDPAEEAEALRAQLGQLQEKHRRALQHLRRCRAGGAPQASELDDGELDKLLEEDKQLPPPPEQALEKRSLVAPV from the coding sequence ATGAGGCGCATGCGCGTTCTGGACGGGCGCTGGGTCTGTAGCGGCTCGGCGCGGAGAGGCCGGGTGGGGCTCACCACCGCCGGTAGCGGCCACCGCGGCGGGGCGGAGGAGTTCGCTGAGCTGCCCAGCGGCCAAGAGGGCTGGCGGGGCCAGTCGCGGGGCTCGCTGCAGCAGCTAGCGGAGCGGTACGCGGACCTGGCGGCCAGCCACAGCGAGGCGCTACGGCAGCGGGAGGAGCGGGAGTGGCACAACGCGCGGCTGCGCCAAGAGAACGCGCGGCTGCGGATAGAGAACCGCCGCCTGCGCCGCGAGAACCGCAGCCTCTTCCGCCAGGCCCTGCTGGGTCCCGGCCCCGACGGGCCCACCGCCTCGGACCCGGCTGAGGAAGCAGAGGCCTTGCGCGCCCAGCTCGGGCAGCTGCAAGAGAAACACCGCCGGGCTTTACAGCACCTGCGGCGCTGCCGGGCCGGCGGTGCGCCACAGGCCTCGGAGCTGGACGACGGGGAATTGGacaagctgctggaggaggacaAGCAGCTTCCGCCTCCCCCTGAGCAGGCactagagaagagaagcctggTGGCGCCCGTATAG